The genomic interval GAAAGGTATCGGACCCGTGACGTAACGCACCGTCACCTGTATCTGGTATGTCCCGTTGTGCCCCGCAAGGTTGACAAAAGGACTTTGCAGCACGATCACATTTTGCGTCGGGTCACCGTATTGCGGATTGGGAGAAGCCACCTCAAACCCAGCCAACTGCCCCGCGCTAACCGGGTGAGCGTTAGTCTGCTCGGTGATGGATTGGTGTATCACGCTGGCGGTGATGATGCTGCCGGAATTGGGCTGCACCACGACACGCACGGCAAACTGCCCGCCGATGGTGGCTCCCGTGTTGGCAACCACTGCGTCTTGTCCGGAGTTGGTGGAGGGATACCACAGGGCGTACATTCTCACCGAGGCGGAGGCGCTGGCGTTAGCCAGCAGGGTCAGGTTGAGGACGGCAAAGGCGGAGAGGGCGTTCAGTACCCCCCCCGTTTGAGTAGCAAAGCAAGGCTTTTCATCTTTTCTGCTCCTTTCACGAGGGGTAGAAGTCTGCTTACATCATACAGCTTTTTTCCGGAAATGCCAACGGTTTTGAGAGGGTTTTCAAAAAATCTGCTGCACGCCATCGCTTGCTCCAGGAGGCGGAATCATGCAGAGGGTCGGAGAATGCAAGATATACGGACGAAGTGCCGACGCCTCAGAGGAGAGGTTAAAACGATGGCTGAAGTCAAGAAAGCACGTATCGCGTTCGTTGGGTGTGGAGGACATGCAACCCATTCGCTCTTCCCGGCAGTGCATCGGATACCGGAGATGGAGCTGGTGGCGGTGTGCGACCTGCGCGAGGAACTGGCTCAACGCAACGCCCGCTGGTTTGGAGCATTGCGCTGGTACACCGATGTCGCCACCATGCTGTCGAAGGAGGAACTGCATGGTGTGGTGATTGTGGGACCGCCGCAAATGCACTACGAAGTGGGCAAGCAGTGTCTGGATGCGGGGCTACCCATTTTTGTGGAAAAACCATCCGCGCTTTCGTCTGCGCTGGCGCGGGATCTGGCAGAGCACGCCGACCGCAAAGGCTTGTGGGGTGGAGTTGCCTACATGAAGCGGTTTGCTGTGGGCTACGAGCTCGCGAAGCAGATTGCCCGTCGGGAGGAGGAGTTCGGGCGGGTCACGGTGGTGGAAATCCGCTTTTCCAACGGTCCCTATCCTGCCATCTGGGGCATCTCTCGGGCGGCGGAGGCGTTTCTCATTGGGCAGGCGGTGCATCTGTTCAATCTGGCTCGCTACTTCGGCGGCGAGGTGGAGGAGGTCTATGCCCGCCTGCACGAGGTGGAAGAGAATCGCTTCGGTTACGCCATCAACCTGCGTTTCGCCAGCGGTGCGCTCGGAATCCTGAACCTGAATGCGCTGGAGTCGCCAACGTGGAAGATTCACGAGCGCATGGCGTTGACAGGGGTAGATTGCTGGCTGGAGGTAGAGGATATGCTTCGTCTGCGCTACCGCCCGCGCGGGGAGCCGGTCGCAGAGCCTCCTGTCGGTGGCAGGAACCAGTGGATCGAGTGGCAGCCCGACTGGACGGAAATCCTGCGTGTGCACGCGGTGGGCTGTTTTGGATACATGGGTGAGCTGCAGAACTTCGCGCGAAGCTGTCTGGGGCAAGAGACGCCGCGCAGCACGCTCTGGGACGGCGCGAAAGACCTGCAGGTCGCTGAAGCGGTATGGCGCAGTGCACAAACGGGAGAGGTGGTCTCATTGGGCAACAGGACGTGAGTTCTGGAAACCATGCTGGTCTGCCTGATGACGGGGCTATTTGCGGTGTGGTAAACTGAAACCGGACTGTACCGGAAGGGGGCGATGCAGATGGTGCAATCCACCGTGCGCAGTCATGCGATACGCATGACCTACGAAGAGTTTCTGCGGTGGAAGGACGAGGACACCCACGCCGAATGGGTAGATGGGGAGGTTACCCTGACGATGCCGCCCAAAGACAGACATCAGGATATCGTGCTGTTCCTGGCTTCGTTGCTTCGCATCCTGCTGGATTTGACGGCAGTGGGCAGGGTACGCACTGCGCCGCTGGAGGTTTACCTGCCCAAACGCCCTGCCTCCCGCGAACCGGACATTGTGGTCGTGTTGGGGGAGAACATAGCGAATCTTAGCGAGGACCGCTTCACCGGCGCGCCAGACCTGATCGTGGAGGTGATTTCGGAGGACAGCGTACGGCGAGACCGTGTGGAGAAGTTCCTCGAGTATGAGCGCGAAGGTGTGCGAGAGTACTGGCTCATCGACTCGCGTCCTGCTCACTATGGTGTGGAGGCTTTTGCGCTGGAAGCCGCCGTCTACACGCCGATCGAAGTCGACCACGAGGGCTGGCTGCAGAGCCGGGTTCTGCCCGGCTTTCGTGTGAAGCCCGCCTGGTTCACCAGCGATTCCCTGCCCGACTCGCTATCTGCGCTGAGCGAGATGCTCTCGCCTGAACTGAAAACCCAGCTGAGGCAGCGTCTAGGGGGAGAGTAGCTGCCTTTCAGCAGGGAACCGCCGCTCCGATGGAGAAACGTTCTACAGCGCAAACTCCACCTACTGGAGTAATTGAATGGAGCACGCCAACCTGCAGATGTTGATTGCCATCGTGCTGTTCTCGTTCCTGATCCTGTGGAAGATTTTCACCGCGCGACGGGGCAGGGGAGGCTTCATCCGACGCATTCCAGGACTAAACGAAATCGACGAAGCCATCGGGCGGGCGACCGAGATGGGGCGACCGATGATTTTCCACCCGGGCGTCGGCGAGGTGCAGAACGTCGGCACGCTGGCGGCGCTGGGAGTGCTGGGCTACGTCGCCCGCAAAGCCGCCCAAATGGGCTCGCGAGTCATTGTGACCACCGCGATACCCGTGGTGGTGCCTGTGGCGGAGGATATCGTCAAGCAGGCTTACGCGCAGGCGGGTCGCCCTGACCTGTTTAACGCCGATGACGTGCGGTTCCTTGCTGCATCGGCAGACCAGCTGGCGCTCGCTACCGCCAACGTGATGGAACGGGAGAAGACCGCGGCGCATTTCTTCTTCGGCGTGTACGACTACACATCGCTCCTGCTTACCGAACCCGGACAGCGCACCGGCGCGATTCAGATTGCGGGCACCGACCAGTATTTTCAGGTTCCCTTCTTCATCGCCAGCTGCGACTACACGGTCATCGGGGAGGAACTCTACGCCGCCAGTGCCTATCTCACGCGCGAGCCAACCATGCTCGGCAGTCTCATCGGGCAGGACTACGCCAAGATTATCGTGCTGGCGGTTATCGTGCTGGGGGCACTCAGCACCACCTTGATGGGCACTCAGAACTTTTTCGTGCAATGGATTGGGGTGTACCGGTAGCCATGACCAAACGCCGATTCATCGCTCTGGTCACTTTTCTGGCAGGGCTTTACTACTTTCTGGAGTTCGTGGTACCGCCCACCATCCCGTGGCGCACCGTGCAGGGGGAAGTGGTGTCGGTATCTCCGCAGAGCATTACCCTGCTGGTAAATGGGCAAGAGACGCAGATACCGGTGGAACCGACGCTCAAGGTGTATCGCGACCGCCCCACCGGCGCACCCGAGAGCGTAGAGCCTGCACAGCTGCGCCCAGGTGATCGAGTGAGCGCAGGACCGACGACCTACCTGTCGGACTGGCTGACTTCGGTGAACAACTTCTTCATCGTGCTGGGATCGATGGCATGGGGCATGGGGTTGATTAGCCTGGCGATGGTGCATTCGAGCAACATCCGCCGCCGACGCCCCGAGTGGTATGGCAGCGTGCTTTTCTTTCTGGCAGTGGGGGCAGGCATGGTGGCTGGGTTTGGCTATGGGGAAAAGAGTGGGTGGCTGAAAGAGGTAAACAACGTGGTGTTCAACTACCTGCTGCGCCCGATGAGCTCCACGGTCTTCTCCCTGCTGACGTTCCACATGGCGACCGCTTCGTACCGGGCGTTTCGGGTGAAATCGGGCGAGGCGATGTTGATGATGGTCTCTGCGTTTATCGTGATGCTGGGGCAGATACCGATTGGGATGTGGCTGACGCATGGTTTGCCTTCGTACCTGCAGCTACCCGTCATGGCGCAGTGGATCCTTTATATCGCCAACTCGGCGGCGGTGCGCGGCATGTGGTTCGGCATGATGGTAGGCGCGATTGCAGTGGGACTGCGCTTCTGGCTGTCGCTGGAACGAGGAGCCTTCTTCGACAGGGAGCTGTGAAAGATGGAGTGGCTTGCCAGACTGCAAAGCATCGACCGGCGCTGGATTTACGCCGCGATATGGGTGGCGTGCGCGTTGCCATTTGTGGTGAACATCAAGCTGCCCGTCTACGTCTCGCCGGAGACGCGGCGGCTGTATGAGTTCATCGAA from Bacillota bacterium carries:
- a CDS encoding Gfo/Idh/MocA family oxidoreductase; translation: MAEVKKARIAFVGCGGHATHSLFPAVHRIPEMELVAVCDLREELAQRNARWFGALRWYTDVATMLSKEELHGVVIVGPPQMHYEVGKQCLDAGLPIFVEKPSALSSALARDLAEHADRKGLWGGVAYMKRFAVGYELAKQIARREEEFGRVTVVEIRFSNGPYPAIWGISRAAEAFLIGQAVHLFNLARYFGGEVEEVYARLHEVEENRFGYAINLRFASGALGILNLNALESPTWKIHERMALTGVDCWLEVEDMLRLRYRPRGEPVAEPPVGGRNQWIEWQPDWTEILRVHAVGCFGYMGELQNFARSCLGQETPRSTLWDGAKDLQVAEAVWRSAQTGEVVSLGNRT
- a CDS encoding Uma2 family endonuclease; this translates as MQMVQSTVRSHAIRMTYEEFLRWKDEDTHAEWVDGEVTLTMPPKDRHQDIVLFLASLLRILLDLTAVGRVRTAPLEVYLPKRPASREPDIVVVLGENIANLSEDRFTGAPDLIVEVISEDSVRRDRVEKFLEYEREGVREYWLIDSRPAHYGVEAFALEAAVYTPIEVDHEGWLQSRVLPGFRVKPAWFTSDSLPDSLSALSEMLSPELKTQLRQRLGGE